The bacterium genome includes a region encoding these proteins:
- the flgB gene encoding flagellar basal body rod protein FlgB, with the protein MSIIGSIFDKNTAALEQALNLYHKRNSAITSNLANVETPKYTAVDLDFKAELNRAFQPQAAPSHLQKTSDKHLDLASQGQARLIQDLTGATKADGNNVDLDIQMGKLSYNAGKYSTAASVVRKKMQMLRFAIQQAMR; encoded by the coding sequence ATGAGTATCATAGGGTCTATTTTTGATAAAAACACAGCAGCACTGGAGCAGGCACTGAACCTCTATCACAAGCGTAATAGTGCCATTACCAGCAACCTCGCTAATGTCGAGACACCAAAATATACCGCAGTTGACCTCGACTTTAAGGCAGAATTAAACAGAGCATTTCAACCGCAGGCTGCTCCTTCTCATCTTCAAAAAACGAGTGATAAGCATCTTGATCTTGCGTCGCAAGGGCAAGCACGTCTCATACAAGATTTAACTGGTGCTACCAAGGCAGACGGCAATAACGTGGATCTCGATATCCAGATGGGTAAGTTGTCCTATAACGCTGGGAAGTATTCGACGGCGGCTTCGGTAGTAAGAAAGAAAATGCAAATGCTTCGCTTCGCGATACAGCAAGCGATGAGATAA
- the fliF gene encoding flagellar M-ring protein FliF: protein MASSFDPSAILAQLTEGYMKLPLVQKILFPVLLIASVSGIIFVSKWANRPEFVTLFSDLEPADSASVIERLKDLKVKYQVEGGGTIITISPPSMVHELRMTLAGEGIVQGGKVGLEIFEASNLGTTSFQERVKFTRAIQGELERTIESLDAVHAARVHIAQPEKSVFANKSQQPTASVMLRLSGRSELISQQIKGIAHLVAGSVEGLLPENVTILDANGSLLTTPEDETGDQLQMEATRLAYQREIEKGFVSRIEQVLSTVLGPGKAIARVTADMDFTQSEREEETFDPGGKVLRSERTMNEGTGTSQRGGVPGIVSNMSNPSPNTLDGPGDSSSSRNEEVRNYEVSRAVSRTRSPQGTLTRLSVAVVVDGTYDSVVAEDGTETKTFQPLPNQMLEKIENIVKSAVGYDSVRGDSITVENIAFNAQSDSFVEQMDAKATQDMIFNAIFRAGPVLFLILFFFIIVRPLVRFIITPTEAELDLERLLPTGLKELEQELDAERSKAGKLPEIDQSVDLEQLEELMAENSRIVKENPHQAALLIRYWLNDGRI from the coding sequence GTGGCTTCAAGTTTTGATCCAAGTGCGATTCTTGCTCAGTTAACGGAAGGGTATATGAAGCTGCCACTAGTGCAGAAAATACTCTTTCCTGTATTACTTATTGCTTCTGTTTCTGGAATTATTTTTGTGTCTAAATGGGCGAACCGCCCTGAGTTTGTGACACTATTTTCTGATCTCGAGCCGGCAGATTCTGCGTCTGTGATAGAGCGCTTAAAAGATTTGAAAGTAAAATATCAGGTAGAAGGTGGTGGTACTATTATTACTATCTCACCGCCTTCAATGGTACATGAGCTGCGCATGACTCTAGCCGGTGAAGGGATAGTACAAGGTGGCAAAGTCGGACTTGAGATATTTGAAGCTTCGAATCTTGGTACAACAAGTTTCCAGGAGAGAGTGAAGTTTACGCGAGCAATTCAGGGAGAGCTAGAGAGAACCATAGAATCGCTTGACGCTGTCCATGCCGCACGTGTTCATATTGCTCAACCAGAGAAAAGTGTATTCGCTAATAAGTCGCAGCAGCCTACAGCATCGGTCATGCTACGTCTGTCTGGCAGAAGCGAGCTGATCTCTCAGCAGATAAAAGGAATAGCTCATCTTGTTGCGGGGAGTGTCGAAGGACTGCTACCAGAAAATGTTACCATTTTGGATGCGAATGGCTCTCTATTGACTACACCAGAAGATGAGACGGGTGATCAGCTACAGATGGAAGCAACCCGTCTTGCATATCAACGTGAGATAGAAAAAGGATTTGTTAGTCGAATTGAGCAAGTTCTCTCAACAGTATTAGGCCCTGGTAAAGCAATCGCGCGAGTCACAGCTGATATGGACTTCACTCAGAGTGAGCGCGAAGAGGAGACGTTTGATCCAGGAGGGAAGGTGCTTCGTTCAGAGCGGACAATGAATGAAGGGACAGGCACATCTCAGAGAGGAGGTGTTCCAGGGATTGTCTCAAATATGTCTAATCCATCGCCTAATACTCTTGATGGTCCAGGAGATAGCTCGAGCTCGCGAAACGAGGAAGTTCGAAACTATGAGGTATCACGCGCTGTCTCCCGAACCCGATCACCACAAGGAACGCTTACTCGACTTTCGGTTGCTGTAGTTGTGGATGGAACATATGACTCAGTAGTTGCAGAGGATGGAACTGAAACAAAAACGTTTCAACCACTTCCAAATCAGATGCTAGAGAAGATAGAGAATATCGTTAAAAGCGCTGTTGGGTATGATTCCGTTCGAGGCGATTCAATCACGGTTGAAAACATAGCCTTTAATGCGCAGAGCGATAGTTTCGTCGAGCAAATGGATGCGAAAGCTACCCAAGACATGATATTTAATGCGATTTTTCGTGCTGGGCCAGTTCTCTTTCTTATTCTCTTCTTCTTCATCATCGTACGACCACTTGTGCGGTTTATAATCACTCCAACAGAAGCAGAACTTGACCTTGAGCGTTTATTACCGACCGGATTAAAAGAACTTGAGCAAGAGCTTGACGCTGAACGTTCCAAGGCAGGTAAATTGCCAGAGATTGATCAGTCTGTGGATCTTGAGCAGCTTGAGGAACTTATGGCAGAGAACTCTCGGATTGTAAAAGAGAATCCACATCAGGCGGCACTTCTTATCCGCTACTGGTTAAATGACGGTCGTATCTAA
- a CDS encoding deoxyribonuclease IV, whose protein sequence is MVRYFGAHVSVSGGLENAIVNAKTLDVNAIQIHPSPPQRWNLKPYPAGYEDAFLRARESSPVEKVFFHAIYLINLATPDPLKLEKAKNSLKFYLDLNARLNGDGVVVHVGSLKDEPDEAQGFRRVASAISEILEKSDERSRLILEVAAGAGKIIGDRLEELKEISDLVQDDSRLGFGLDTQHMWASGYDWRGELDSVFQQIDECYSFSRVWCVHLNDSKTELGSRKDRHENLGEGLIGEDALTAFLAREEISEIPVILETPALKEVETAKVEVAHLREMVAHSG, encoded by the coding sequence ATGGTTCGGTATTTTGGAGCACATGTTTCAGTATCTGGTGGATTAGAGAATGCGATCGTCAACGCAAAAACACTGGATGTGAATGCTATTCAGATTCATCCATCACCACCACAACGTTGGAATCTAAAGCCGTATCCGGCTGGCTATGAGGATGCTTTTCTCCGTGCTCGTGAATCATCACCGGTTGAGAAAGTATTTTTCCATGCGATTTATCTGATTAACTTAGCGACGCCGGACCCGCTGAAACTTGAAAAAGCGAAGAACTCGCTAAAGTTCTATCTCGATTTAAATGCTCGATTGAATGGTGATGGAGTTGTGGTTCATGTGGGAAGCTTAAAGGATGAGCCAGATGAAGCCCAAGGTTTTAGGCGGGTAGCATCAGCAATCAGTGAAATTCTTGAAAAGAGTGATGAACGCTCACGACTCATTTTAGAGGTAGCAGCTGGAGCGGGAAAGATTATAGGAGACCGTCTTGAAGAGCTAAAGGAAATTTCGGATTTAGTACAAGATGATTCAAGACTCGGATTTGGGCTTGATACCCAGCATATGTGGGCTAGCGGTTACGATTGGAGAGGGGAGCTTGATTCGGTCTTTCAGCAGATTGATGAATGTTATTCATTTTCCCGAGTTTGGTGTGTGCACCTGAATGATAGCAAGACGGAACTCGGTAGTAGAAAAGATCGGCATGAGAATCTTGGAGAGGGTCTTATAGGAGAAGATGCCTTGACTGCATTCCTTGCTCGAGAAGAGATTTCTGAGATACCAGTGATCTTGGAGACTCCAGCTTTAAAGGAAGTAGAAACTGCAAAAGTTGAAGTGGCTCACCTGCGAGAAATGGTGGCTCATTCAGGGTAG
- a CDS encoding FliI/YscN family ATPase: MSSAFQKASSVLDFTSACEMRGTVTDVRGLIIEGTGPFVSVGSTVDIRSGSHLIQAQVVGFKKDRILIMPYAEPQGLAPGATITSTGLESHVPVGPHLLGRVIDGMGRPLDGRPLVPGGEAVPILRDPPNPVSRRRVSEPFDLGVKAMNGFLTMGEGQRTGIMAGSGVGKSTLLGMIAKHSKSEVNVIGLIGERGREVREFIERDLGEEGLKRSVVVVATGNESALMRIRASLYATALAEYFRDQEKKVVLMLDSVTRLAMAQREIGLAIGEPPSTRGYTPSVFSLLPKLLERAGTTEGQGSITALYTVLVEGDDMNEPVADAVRGILDGHVVLNRDLASKGHFPAIDVLQSISRVMNDIVPSQFVDIASEARDILATYKDTEDLITIGAYKAGQNPRVDRAVGAIDMLNSFLRQKPDERVSLEDACKNLITVVEQANKKVNELYQRAQAEQSQSAQENG; encoded by the coding sequence ATGAGCAGTGCATTTCAAAAAGCCTCATCGGTGCTTGACTTCACCAGTGCATGCGAAATGCGCGGAACAGTTACTGATGTAAGGGGTTTAATTATTGAAGGCACTGGGCCTTTTGTTTCCGTTGGTTCTACTGTTGATATTCGCTCCGGTAGTCATCTGATACAGGCGCAAGTGGTTGGCTTCAAAAAAGACCGCATACTGATTATGCCTTATGCAGAGCCCCAAGGTCTTGCTCCGGGCGCAACCATTACTTCCACTGGTCTTGAATCTCACGTTCCAGTGGGACCACATCTTTTAGGGAGAGTTATTGATGGAATGGGACGACCCCTCGATGGGAGGCCATTGGTGCCTGGAGGTGAGGCAGTCCCTATTCTAAGAGATCCTCCGAATCCGGTCTCACGTCGTCGGGTATCGGAGCCTTTCGACCTGGGTGTAAAGGCAATGAACGGATTTCTTACCATGGGAGAGGGGCAGAGGACCGGCATCATGGCGGGTTCTGGAGTCGGAAAATCCACGCTCCTTGGGATGATTGCGAAACATTCTAAGAGTGAGGTGAATGTTATTGGTCTTATTGGTGAGCGGGGAAGAGAGGTTCGAGAATTCATAGAGCGAGACCTTGGCGAGGAGGGATTAAAGCGTTCCGTTGTTGTTGTAGCAACGGGTAATGAATCAGCTTTGATGAGAATACGTGCCTCCTTGTATGCAACCGCTCTTGCTGAGTACTTCCGTGATCAGGAGAAGAAGGTAGTTCTTATGCTTGACTCTGTTACACGACTCGCGATGGCTCAGAGAGAGATTGGGCTGGCAATCGGTGAGCCGCCTAGTACGAGAGGTTATACGCCTTCCGTATTTTCTTTACTGCCAAAGTTGCTTGAGCGGGCTGGAACGACAGAAGGTCAGGGCTCTATTACTGCTCTCTACACGGTGCTGGTTGAAGGGGACGATATGAATGAACCCGTCGCAGATGCTGTACGAGGAATTCTAGATGGACATGTCGTGCTCAATCGAGATCTCGCATCCAAGGGGCATTTCCCAGCTATCGATGTGTTACAGAGTATCTCTCGAGTAATGAATGACATTGTTCCATCTCAATTTGTTGATATTGCTTCGGAGGCCCGAGATATTTTAGCTACGTATAAAGATACAGAAGACCTTATCACTATTGGAGCATACAAGGCTGGTCAGAATCCTCGTGTGGACCGAGCGGTTGGTGCTATTGATATGCTGAACAGTTTTCTTCGCCAAAAGCCTGACGAAAGGGTGTCACTTGAAGATGCATGTAAGAATCTTATAACAGTAGTTGAACAGGCGAATAAGAAGGTCAATGAACTCTATCAACGAGCGCAGGCAGAGCAGTCACAGAGTGCTCAGGAAAATGGATAG
- the fliE gene encoding flagellar hook-basal body complex protein FliE — MAIENLSSPNFALRSIKAYEQAQKGGATEGFEKAGSSDKTGKSRDGFANMLTDAMKEVDSLQKDADHKIEGMVLGKGVQTHEAMIALEKADIAFKLMNNIRMRITRAYEEVMRTQV, encoded by the coding sequence ATGGCGATTGAAAATTTATCATCACCAAACTTTGCACTTCGCTCTATTAAAGCGTATGAACAGGCACAAAAGGGTGGTGCTACTGAAGGCTTTGAGAAGGCAGGGAGTTCGGATAAGACTGGCAAGTCTCGAGATGGCTTTGCGAATATGCTCACCGATGCCATGAAGGAAGTAGACTCACTTCAGAAAGATGCTGATCATAAAATTGAAGGAATGGTTCTCGGGAAGGGTGTGCAAACCCATGAGGCAATGATTGCTCTCGAAAAAGCAGATATCGCCTTTAAGCTCATGAACAATATTCGAATGAGAATTACACGCGCATACGAAGAAGTAATGCGAACACAGGTATAG
- the flgC gene encoding flagellar basal body rod protein FlgC yields MFKAIESLSAALSAARQRVNITASNIANAETTRTPEGGPYKKRMLVQVAEEFRDALDNVSLAKPKVEKVVVDESSPKMVYKPGHPDANEQGFVAYPNINVVSEMTELMSVTRAYEAAANAIQTTKQIEERGASIAGRF; encoded by the coding sequence ATGTTCAAAGCAATTGAAAGCCTCTCAGCTGCTCTCAGTGCAGCGCGTCAAAGAGTGAATATTACGGCATCAAATATTGCGAATGCCGAAACGACAAGAACCCCTGAGGGTGGTCCCTACAAAAAGCGAATGCTTGTACAGGTGGCCGAGGAGTTTCGTGATGCTCTTGATAATGTCTCGCTCGCTAAGCCTAAGGTGGAAAAGGTAGTCGTGGACGAGTCGAGCCCCAAAATGGTCTATAAGCCTGGGCATCCTGATGCTAACGAGCAAGGGTTTGTTGCATATCCAAATATTAATGTGGTGAGCGAGATGACAGAACTTATGTCTGTAACGCGCGCCTATGAAGCTGCTGCAAACGCGATTCAAACTACGAAGCAGATTGAAGAGCGTGGAGCAAGTATTGCGGGTAGGTTTTAA
- a CDS encoding ABC transporter ATP-binding protein yields the protein MITVNHLSRNYGKFVAVRDVSFEIPRGAVVGLLGHNGAGKTTIMKVLTGYLEPTEGSAFIDGLDITSQRLDIQRKIGYLPENSPVYPEMSVIDYLEYVAELRDIPLEDRVPALRNAIQRTGLEEKVADNVNTLSRGFKQRVGVAQAILHEPEILILDEPTNGLDPSQIEEMRQLIRDLSEKTTIILSTHILQEVNAVCDRVLIISQGSVVLDSPLENLSGRNQFLLETDSPLHFIKEALKNISIISEIQQVSTLNGHGPTRNEYRITLQDEEPTVSAEIIRTLIEKGSNLFAFQTESKNLESIFKEVSSD from the coding sequence ATGATTACAGTAAATCATTTATCGAGGAATTACGGGAAGTTTGTAGCGGTACGCGATGTCTCATTTGAAATACCCAGAGGTGCTGTGGTGGGATTACTCGGACACAATGGTGCGGGGAAGACCACTATAATGAAAGTCTTAACTGGTTACCTTGAACCCACTGAAGGGAGCGCTTTTATAGATGGATTAGACATTACCTCTCAACGGCTGGATATCCAAAGAAAGATAGGCTACCTACCAGAAAATTCTCCCGTTTATCCCGAAATGTCGGTCATTGATTATCTCGAGTATGTAGCAGAGCTCAGAGATATTCCTCTTGAAGATAGAGTTCCTGCTCTACGAAATGCGATTCAACGAACTGGCCTGGAAGAGAAAGTAGCAGATAACGTGAACACGCTCTCTCGAGGATTTAAACAAAGGGTAGGAGTTGCTCAGGCCATATTACATGAACCAGAGATCCTTATTCTTGATGAACCCACTAATGGGCTTGATCCTTCGCAAATTGAAGAAATGCGACAACTCATTCGAGATCTGAGTGAAAAAACAACCATCATTCTTTCCACACATATTCTGCAGGAGGTCAATGCCGTCTGCGACAGGGTATTAATCATATCCCAAGGTTCTGTAGTACTTGATTCACCCCTCGAAAATCTATCGGGTCGAAATCAGTTCCTACTGGAGACGGACTCACCTCTTCACTTCATAAAAGAAGCTCTCAAAAATATCAGCATTATAAGTGAGATACAGCAGGTCAGCACTCTGAATGGGCATGGCCCCACCCGAAATGAGTACCGTATTACCCTACAGGATGAAGAACCCACCGTTTCTGCGGAGATTATACGAACCCTGATCGAAAAAGGCTCAAATCTATTTGCATTCCAGACAGAGTCAAAAAATCTAGAGTCAATTTTTAAAGAGGTATCCAGCGATTGA
- a CDS encoding flagellar hook-length control protein FliK has protein sequence MPSPILKNQGIAIENTPPEKLSPSANRLGQAGADGLLMAQFSQLLDKISVELEKTTDFNTLLANQTSTLANSKNSAQEEESARFQQQQSEVNTFTAVKSESVQSSVKHSDNSAQENSNRTSCEQDASTVDKTETVDVAEQDNSEAKEDANHEAPSEEILIETPIPASSEKSEDTEGAILAVGVQLTAATSNEVVIDETPQLPVSQGLPSQTKIHESPAVQENAAVQENAVVQDGLVESRFQPGVKVITGEPSGGAPTQSENPQGTPLIPEFQSVTGEELQVVKEVTSAIQQTALNQQVQQGQPRGEDQLAKLVEGLLQGKNGEEAGAQQVILSPTFKPQSELFSSLVQSRILSNPSEASVSRGVEQMSSFTNSGAQQGHSQTLNGQAHGSVINLKADKSEAAANKESMKELSKGQELRTLKKVEEALRDVAKSRDGKSISLRLDPPSLGSVRVEVSIRDGVLHARLAADNAHVNTLLRDKGAELQQVLRGLGLDVNNVNVSVQDDGSQQNANADTFSQQQEQFERESRGETDGFSAHDSVAVVGEQKSSQISDHWVA, from the coding sequence ATGCCGAGTCCGATCTTGAAAAATCAGGGGATAGCGATTGAAAACACCCCTCCAGAAAAGCTTTCGCCATCGGCGAATAGACTGGGTCAAGCTGGAGCTGATGGTCTCTTGATGGCACAGTTCTCTCAGTTGCTTGATAAGATCTCGGTAGAACTAGAAAAGACTACAGATTTTAACACTTTACTGGCAAATCAGACTTCGACGTTAGCAAATTCAAAAAATAGTGCTCAAGAAGAAGAGTCCGCAAGATTTCAGCAGCAACAATCAGAAGTGAATACGTTCACAGCAGTCAAGTCTGAATCCGTTCAAAGCTCAGTAAAGCATTCAGATAATTCAGCACAAGAGAACAGCAATCGGACATCGTGCGAGCAAGACGCATCGACTGTTGATAAGACGGAGACAGTAGATGTTGCAGAGCAGGATAATTCAGAAGCAAAAGAAGACGCCAATCACGAGGCGCCCTCCGAGGAGATCCTCATTGAGACGCCAATCCCCGCTTCCTCAGAGAAGAGCGAAGACACAGAGGGAGCTATTCTGGCAGTAGGAGTTCAACTCACCGCTGCTACATCGAACGAGGTCGTCATAGATGAGACGCCGCAACTCCCTGTATCACAGGGTTTGCCATCGCAAACAAAAATTCATGAGAGTCCTGCCGTACAAGAGAATGCTGCCGTACAAGAGAATGCTGTGGTGCAAGATGGACTGGTAGAATCCCGCTTTCAGCCAGGTGTAAAGGTTATAACAGGGGAACCATCAGGTGGTGCTCCAACTCAAAGTGAAAACCCCCAAGGAACGCCCCTGATACCAGAATTTCAATCTGTTACCGGAGAGGAGCTTCAGGTTGTTAAGGAAGTCACCAGTGCTATTCAACAGACTGCACTCAATCAACAGGTACAACAAGGGCAGCCTCGAGGAGAGGATCAGCTTGCAAAACTTGTAGAAGGTCTCCTTCAGGGAAAGAACGGTGAAGAGGCCGGCGCTCAACAAGTTATCTTGTCTCCTACATTTAAGCCGCAGAGTGAACTTTTTTCGTCTCTAGTTCAGTCAAGAATTTTATCAAATCCATCTGAGGCTAGCGTTTCACGAGGAGTTGAGCAGATGTCTAGCTTTACGAATTCAGGTGCTCAGCAAGGGCATAGCCAAACACTTAATGGCCAGGCACATGGCTCTGTAATCAATCTGAAAGCGGATAAGTCAGAGGCAGCAGCAAATAAGGAGTCCATGAAGGAATTATCAAAGGGGCAAGAGCTGAGAACCTTAAAAAAAGTAGAGGAAGCATTACGAGATGTAGCAAAATCACGGGATGGAAAATCAATTTCGTTGCGACTTGATCCACCATCTCTAGGAAGTGTGAGAGTGGAAGTCAGTATTCGAGATGGAGTTTTACATGCGCGTTTAGCAGCTGATAATGCACATGTTAACACCTTACTTCGTGATAAGGGCGCAGAGCTTCAACAAGTTCTTCGGGGACTTGGACTTGATGTAAATAATGTAAACGTTTCTGTTCAGGATGACGGCAGCCAACAAAATGCGAATGCCGATACATTTTCACAACAGCAAGAACAATTTGAGAGAGAATCGCGCGGGGAGACAGATGGATTCTCTGCTCACGACTCTGTTGCAGTAGTTGGTGAGCAGAAGAGCTCACAGATTTCTGACCACTGGGTAGCATAG
- a CDS encoding ABC transporter permease: MNKVIRIAKKELGSYFSSPVAFIFLGVFLAINLFSFFWVSQFFARNISDVRPLFEWMPLLLIFLVSSLTMRMWSEERRAGTVEFLMTLPVSTSQLVFGKMLACLSLIAISLLLTLPIPVTVSFLGDLDWGPVVGGYIASIFVAGCYTSIGLCISARNDNQIISLILSVLLCLGLYLIGSPLLVSFVGNDGLELLHALGTGSRFESITRGVLDLRDIFYYVSLMGIFTSLNVFSLEQIRWENQPNISSSTKLWRNLTLLICLNFFVGNLWLASIHSVRIDLTESKMYSISQPSRNYLESLTEPLLLRGYFSERTHPLLAPLVPQLKDLLREYEIVSRGKVRSEFIDPRENPQLEEEASEKYGIKPVPFQISDKYDVSLVNSYFDILVLYGDKFEVINFRELIDIRVAGEGDIEVRLRNPEYDITRSIKKTLFGFRSLENLFESIPKPITFEGYISQAGQLPAELKDLRDNLVAAVNELSELAAGKLQVEIKDPEEGGEPFMKELQEKYGLTPLRTLLSSKPFYFSALLRMDEKIIALPIPNPEDFSAEYVKRAIESGLKRLAPGFVRSIGVVTPMTPDPNQFSPQASSKDFFLLQEQLQQEYDIELVDVESGTIGESVDLLLVLAPHDLSNKALFAIDQFLMKGGTVALASSPFHIARTQTELRAEAKKSGLEDWLKSYGISFKDALVLDNQNEGYPVPVQRDVGGGFTVQEIQKVPYPLFVDVRAAGMNSDSLITSGLGQVTLNWSSPIVLDEEKLGDKSITRILESSEDSWTAKLDSVIPDPIKYGPQGFPSGKIQPSLLAASIEGQFQSYFVGKESPLLKESAIPTPDAAKTDATVVSGVIEKSPKSARIIIFGSNEFLTDQTLQISLGGGTSRYLNSLQLLQNAVDWSLEDRGLLSIRSRGHFSRTLTPMEKDAQRRWEYGNYVTAILLLLLTFFGYRKLREKTKRRQKSLLEQLS; the protein is encoded by the coding sequence ATGAACAAGGTGATTCGCATTGCAAAAAAAGAATTAGGTAGCTACTTTTCTTCCCCCGTTGCCTTCATCTTCCTCGGTGTCTTTCTCGCAATTAATCTCTTCTCATTTTTCTGGGTATCCCAATTTTTCGCTAGGAATATTTCTGATGTTCGCCCGCTATTCGAATGGATGCCGTTGCTACTGATTTTCCTCGTTTCCTCGCTTACCATGCGCATGTGGAGCGAAGAAAGGCGAGCGGGAACAGTTGAATTTCTTATGACGCTACCGGTCTCGACCTCACAACTCGTCTTCGGGAAAATGCTGGCCTGCCTATCGCTGATAGCAATATCTCTCCTCTTAACTCTTCCGATTCCCGTTACCGTATCTTTCCTTGGCGATTTGGACTGGGGACCAGTAGTAGGGGGCTATATTGCCAGTATATTCGTTGCTGGTTGCTATACCTCTATCGGCCTCTGTATCAGCGCGAGGAATGATAATCAGATTATTAGTCTCATCCTATCAGTATTGCTTTGCCTTGGATTATATCTTATCGGCTCACCCTTGCTTGTTTCATTCGTTGGCAATGACGGATTAGAGCTACTGCACGCGCTGGGAACTGGCTCGCGTTTTGAGTCTATTACACGCGGCGTCCTCGATCTGAGAGACATCTTCTATTATGTAAGTCTGATGGGGATATTCACGAGTCTTAACGTCTTTTCACTCGAACAAATCCGCTGGGAGAATCAACCAAACATCTCTTCGTCAACCAAACTGTGGAGAAATCTGACGCTGCTAATCTGCCTAAACTTTTTTGTTGGTAATCTCTGGCTGGCATCCATCCATTCAGTACGGATAGACCTCACCGAATCAAAGATGTACTCCATTTCTCAACCCTCAAGAAATTATTTAGAAAGTCTGACAGAGCCACTTCTTCTGAGAGGATATTTCAGCGAACGCACACATCCATTGCTGGCTCCCTTAGTCCCTCAATTAAAAGATCTCCTGCGAGAATATGAAATTGTGAGTAGAGGAAAGGTTCGCTCTGAATTCATCGATCCAAGAGAAAATCCACAATTGGAAGAAGAAGCGAGTGAAAAATATGGGATTAAACCAGTACCATTTCAAATATCCGACAAATATGACGTTTCATTGGTAAATTCCTACTTTGATATATTAGTGCTGTATGGTGATAAATTTGAGGTGATAAATTTTCGAGAGCTGATCGATATTCGAGTTGCTGGAGAAGGAGATATTGAAGTCCGACTGAGAAATCCAGAATATGATATTACCCGTTCGATCAAGAAAACACTCTTTGGATTTCGTTCATTAGAAAACTTATTCGAGAGCATCCCAAAACCGATCACGTTTGAAGGATACATCTCTCAAGCAGGACAGCTACCAGCAGAGCTCAAGGATCTCCGAGATAATCTTGTAGCCGCAGTGAATGAACTCAGTGAACTTGCTGCAGGCAAACTACAAGTGGAGATTAAAGATCCGGAAGAAGGTGGAGAGCCTTTTATGAAGGAGCTACAGGAGAAATATGGGCTCACTCCTCTACGAACATTGTTATCGAGCAAGCCATTCTACTTCTCTGCATTGTTGCGGATGGACGAGAAAATCATTGCTCTACCGATTCCTAATCCCGAAGATTTCTCTGCTGAATATGTCAAACGGGCCATAGAATCAGGGCTTAAACGTCTCGCGCCAGGTTTTGTCCGTTCCATCGGTGTGGTTACTCCGATGACACCAGATCCAAATCAATTCAGTCCGCAGGCAAGCAGCAAAGACTTTTTCTTACTCCAAGAACAACTCCAGCAGGAATATGATATTGAGTTGGTAGACGTGGAGTCGGGCACGATCGGAGAATCTGTGGACTTACTCCTTGTTCTTGCGCCTCATGATTTATCGAATAAGGCCCTCTTCGCTATTGACCAATTTCTCATGAAAGGAGGAACAGTTGCCCTAGCGAGCTCCCCATTTCATATCGCCAGAACTCAAACCGAACTCCGTGCCGAAGCGAAGAAATCGGGCCTTGAGGATTGGTTGAAATCTTATGGAATCTCTTTCAAGGATGCTCTGGTGCTCGATAATCAAAATGAAGGGTATCCAGTGCCGGTCCAGAGAGATGTAGGTGGAGGGTTTACTGTTCAAGAGATTCAAAAAGTACCCTATCCACTCTTTGTTGATGTTCGCGCTGCGGGGATGAACTCAGATTCGCTCATTACTTCAGGGCTTGGGCAAGTGACACTGAATTGGAGCTCCCCGATCGTCTTAGATGAGGAGAAGCTTGGGGACAAGAGCATCACTCGCATCCTTGAAAGCTCAGAAGATTCTTGGACTGCCAAGCTCGATTCGGTTATTCCCGACCCTATAAAATACGGCCCCCAGGGATTCCCCTCTGGAAAAATACAACCAAGTCTTTTAGCAGCAAGTATTGAAGGACAATTTCAATCCTATTTTGTCGGCAAAGAGTCGCCCTTGCTCAAGGAAAGCGCTATTCCAACTCCTGATGCCGCGAAGACTGATGCTACTGTTGTATCCGGAGTGATCGAAAAAAGTCCGAAGTCTGCCCGAATTATCATCTTCGGTTCTAACGAGTTCCTCACCGATCAAACTCTGCAGATTTCTCTTGGAGGAGGCACTTCTCGATACCTTAATTCGCTTCAGCTCTTACAAAATGCCGTTGATTGGTCATTGGAGGACCGTGGGCTACTTTCCATCAGAAGTCGAGGACACTTTTCTAGAACTCTCACACCAATGGAAAAAGATGCTCAGCGAAGATGGGAGTATGGAAATTATGTCACAGCCATCTTGTTGCTACTTCTCACATTCTTTGGATATCGGAAACTGCGAGAGAAGACGAAACGAAGACAAAAGTCATTACTGGAACAACTTTCATAG